The nucleotide window AGCACTGGGCCAGTTGTTCGTGAAGGAATATTTTCCACCGGCCACCAAAGAGCGGTACGAAAAGCTCACGACCAACATCATGGCCGCGTTCCGGGAGCATATTCAGCAGCTCGACTGGATGAGCGACTCCACCAAGCAAAAAGCCCAGAGCAAGCTCACCAAAATCACCCGCAAAGTGGGCTACCCCGACAAATGGAAGGATTACTCGGCGCTGAAGGTTGACCGCAGCTCCTACGCCCAGAACGTGATGCGCGCCAACGAGTGGCGCTACCGCTACGAGCTGAGCAAGCTGGGTAAGCCCGTAGACCGCACCGAGTGGGGCATGACGCCCCAGACCTACAACGCCTACTACAATCCCTCCAACAACGAAATTGTGCTGCCGGCCGCCATCTTCGCCATTCCCGGCCTGAAGGATGCCGACGCCGACGACGCTATCATCTACGGCTACGCAGGCGCCAGCACCATCGGCCACGAGCTTACCCACGGCTTCGACGACGAAGGCAGCCAGTACGATGAGAAGGGCAACCTGCGCAACTGGTGGACCAAGAAGGACCGGCAGCTGTTTCAGCAGCGCGTGAACGGCATTGTGCGCCAGTTCAACGGCTATACCGTGCTTGATTCCATGCACATCAACGGCAAAGCCACGGCCGGCGAAAACATTGCCGACCTGGGCGGCATCGTCATTGCGCTGGACGCCTTCAAGAAAACCGAGCAATACAAGAAGGGCGAGAAAATTGGCGGCCTTACCCCTACCCAGCGCTATTTCCTGGGCTACGCCCTGGGCTGGCAGGTGCATCAGCGCGACGAACGGCTGGCCCAAAGCATCCTTACCGACGTGCATTCGCCCGCGCAGTACCGCATCAACGGCCCTTTCGCCGACGTGCCGGAGTTCTACGAGGCTTTCAACGTGCGCCAGACCAACAAGCTCTGGCGCCCCGACAGCGCCCGGGTAAAGATCTGGTAGTGCGGTCTGCTTCGTGAAAATTCAAAAGCCTTTCTGCCATAGCGGAAAGGCTTTTTGTATATTCAATGACCGGAGTTTGACCGGGCCTCCCGAAAGGGAGAAGCCCGGCCGAAAAAACCTTGACTGCTCAGGCAACGCTTTGGGCTGGGGCATCATCTTACCGGCATTCACTCTTTTTTCCTTTGCTATGAAAACCGCTACTTTCCTACTGTTGCCGCTCACCCTGCTGGGCACTCTGTCCTCGTTTCGGCCTGCTGCTCCCGCAGCCCCGGCCGGGTTGTCCGTAATGGCTACGGCCGTCCAGCGCGACGTACGCGCGGTGGATGCTTTTCAGGAATTGTCCTTGGGTTTGCCGGCCGAGGTAATCGTGCGCCAAGGCAGTGAGCAGCGCGTGGAAATTGATGCCGCCGCCGAAGACCTCAAGCAGGTGGAAACCACGGTGAAAGACGGCCGCCTGCGCATCCGGCGACCCGAGAAAAGCGGCTTCCGCTGGACCGATGACTACAAGTTCAAGCAGCCGGTTAAAATCTACGTGACCATGACGACCGTCAAACTACTGAGCGTAAGCGGCTCGGGCTCCATCCGCACCGAAACGCCGGTGAAAGCCACCCAGCTCAAGCTGAGCATGAGCGGCTCGGGCCGCCTGCAGGTAAACGCGGTAACCGATGCCCTGACGACGTCTATTTCGGGCTCGGGCCGGATTCTGGTATCGGGCAGCGCCGACACCAACGACGTTTCCATCAGCGGCTCGGGGCGCATTGAGGCCCAGGACCTACGCACCAACTCTACCAGCGCCAGCATCAGCGGCTCGGGCAACTGCCGCGTGTACGCCAGCAAAACGCTGGATGCCCGCATCAGCGGCTCCGGCTCCATTGTGTACCAGGGCGGCGCACAGGTGTCGTCGCACATTGCCGGCTCGGGCTCGGTGCGCCGTGGCTAAGCTAGGCTGATTTAGCTGTACGCAGAGCCTTTTTCGGGCCGTTTCGCCGGGGGCGGAGCGGCCCGAAGTTTTTGGGAGTGGGCACTATCTGCTTACTTGCGGGCCGGTACCGGCTACGCAGCCGGGCCGCTCTTCGCATCATGGCGCATTCCAGCACTAAACTTCCGGCCTGCGCAAACTGCGGGCACGCCTTCCAGCCCGAACAGCCCAACGAATTCTGCCCCAGCTGCGGGCAGCAGAACCACGATTTGAATGTGTCGTTCGGGCACGTGCTGGAAGAAACGCTGGAAGGCATTTTTCACTTCGACAGCAAGGTGTTCCGCACGGCCGGGCTGCTGCTGTTTCGGCCAGGCCAGCTCACGCGCCGCTTTATGCAGGGCCACCGCGTCGGCTACGTGCCGCCCATCCGGCTGTATGTGTTCATCAGCTTCGTGTTCTTTTTGTTCTCTCCCTGTTTAGCAGCCACTCCAGGGAAAAGGTGCTGGGGGTAGCAGAAAAGGCCAGCGTAGCGGCTGCGAGCCAGGGGCGGCAGAATATCGACTCACTGTTGGAGGCCCAGCACGTTGTTCTGTCGCCGAAGGATGCTGCCGCGCTCCGAAAGCTGGATACGGTGGCCAATCGCCAGGCCAATACCGGAGCCAGCTTGAACATAGGCAGTGTGAAGCTGCGAGCAGAGGAGATTCATGCCCTGCCCGAAGAGCCCAGTGTAGCCCAGTTGGATTCCTTTATTCGCACCAAAGGCGCAGAGCCTTCCGCCCTGAGCCGACTGATAGTGAAGCGGGCCATCCGCTGGCGCGATGCCACTACAGGCGACGTGGTTCACCAGTTGCTGCGGGCCGGGTCGGTGATGATGTTCCTGCTGATGCCGCTGGCGGCACTTCTACTGAAAGGCGCCTACGTGCGGCGTAAGAAACGCTATATCAGTCATCTGATTTTCACGATTCATCTGCACTGCTTTCTGTTTCTGTTCTTCTGCTTTT belongs to Hymenobacter sp. J193 and includes:
- a CDS encoding DUF3667 domain-containing protein; this encodes MAHSSTKLPACANCGHAFQPEQPNEFCPSCGQQNHDLNVSFGHVLEETLEGIFHFDSKVFRTAGLLLFRPGQLTRRFMQGHRVGYVPPIRLYVFISFVFFLFSPCLAATPGKRCWG
- a CDS encoding head GIN domain-containing protein; this encodes MKTATFLLLPLTLLGTLSSFRPAAPAAPAGLSVMATAVQRDVRAVDAFQELSLGLPAEVIVRQGSEQRVEIDAAAEDLKQVETTVKDGRLRIRRPEKSGFRWTDDYKFKQPVKIYVTMTTVKLLSVSGSGSIRTETPVKATQLKLSMSGSGRLQVNAVTDALTTSISGSGRILVSGSADTNDVSISGSGRIEAQDLRTNSTSASISGSGNCRVYASKTLDARISGSGSIVYQGGAQVSSHIAGSGSVRRG